From one Bos javanicus breed banteng chromosome 15, ARS-OSU_banteng_1.0, whole genome shotgun sequence genomic stretch:
- the ASCL3 gene encoding achaete-scute homolog 3, with the protein MMDSRSYSNMPDQLPVFTDSSHLPLTRSFYLDPMVTFHLYPEGPVPSPYSENLPLLPFSSDSLIMENYGEPCAFSFPMPYPNYRRCEYSYGPAFIRKRNERERQRVKCVNEGYAQLRHHLPEEYLEKRLSKVETLRAAIKYINYLQSLLYPDEAETKNSPSKVSSMMATTTRHSDSIFRII; encoded by the coding sequence ATGATGGACAGTAGAAGCTACTCTAACATGCCAGACCAACTGCCTGTCTTCACTGATTCCTCCCACTTGCCACTGACCAGGTCCTTCTATCTGGACCCCATGGTCACGTTCCACCTCTACCCAGAGGGCCCAGTGCCATCCCCTTACTCGGAAAACTTGCCATTGCTGCCTTTTTCCAGTGACTCCCTGATTATGGAAAATTATGGTGAACCCTGCGCCTTCTCCTTCCCAATGCCTTATCCAAATTACAGAAGGTGCGAATATTCCTACGGGCCAGCCTTTATCCGGAAAAGGAATGAGCGGGAAAGGCAGCGGGTGAAATGTGTCAATGAAGGCTATGCCCAGCTCCGACATCATCTGCCAGAGGAGTACTTGGAGAAACGCCTCAGCAAAGTGGAAACCCTCAGAGCCGCCATCAAGTACATTAATTATCTCCAGTCCCTGCTGTATCCTGATGAGGCTGAGACCAAGAACAGCCCCAGCAAAGTTTCCTCCATGATGGCAACCACCACCCGCCACTCTGACTCCATTTTTAGAATCATTTGA
- the AKIP1 gene encoding A-kinase-interacting protein 1 — protein MENCLVAAALNGVDRRSLQRSARLGQEVLERAKRRAVDWPSVELPKGSVGIVSRVRHYGERGPAASPQRLLPGKREDRHPTLSASFRTMAEYMNYTSSQCGKYYSSAPEEGGATHVYRYHRGTSELHLCSDAGSGQRKDAGLSVGGMHRASECVLKAPQSAENISKDLYIEVYPGTYSVTVGADDLTKKTHIVAVDSGQSVDLVFPI, from the exons ATGGAGAACTGTTTGGTGGCCGCGGCGCTGAACGGGGTGGACCGACGTTCCCTGCAGCGTTCGGCTAGGCTGGGTCAGGAAGTGCTGGAGCGGGCCAAGAGGAGGGCGGTGGACTGGCCTTCGGTGGAGCTTCCCAAAGGCAGCGTGGGGATCGTTTCCCGGGTGCGGCACTATGGAGAAAGAGGGCCGGCAGCCAGCCCCCAGCGCCTTCTGCCAGGAAAG AGAGAAGACAGACACCCGACCCTCAGTGCTTCCTTCAGAACAATGGCTGAATACATGAACTATACTTCAAGTCAGTGTGGG AAATATTACTCATCTGCACCAGAGGAAGGAGGGGCAACCCACGTCTACCGCTATCACAGAGGGACATCGGAGCTGCACCTGTGCTCTGATGCGGGGAGTGGTCAG AGAAAAGACGCAGGCCTTAGTGTTGGAGGCATGCATCGGGCGTCAGAGTGTGTGCTGAAGGCACCCCAGTCT GCTGAGAACATCTCTAAGGACCTCTACATAGAAGTCTATCCAGGGACCTATTCCGTCACTGTGGGTGCAGATGACTTGACCAAAAAGACTCACATCGTAGCAGTTGATTCTGGACAAAGTGTGGACTTGGTCTTCCCCATATGA
- the C15H11orf16 gene encoding uncharacterized protein C11orf16 homolog encodes MDSSARPGTPLPKYCSVATTLKAPAWAGTAPPWDLSFTCPLACRAPWLTRQSLLTRYASYYPCLHIADPAWQGPGWLGRVGEAADTWVLARREPDGFYYRAQIKAAPELERQGVLLVEFEAPLATGPELPAQRQSVVLEEDVIQFSPTMEFSLRPGDKVLAPWGPDQQRYGPGTVLLGLEAGDLQRASRKEEEITVHFWNGRTAPVPLRGVQWVPPAVWKKAVDGLHKPFARQHPRPLLWAPCCSLVGPVTGFVTSGLPLSPPFLCAPCYPHAGCRLPVQGCLCCCPLAGPTWWPPIRTSGVAAREPPEAELKPTAQLLPLENPEEEEVAVQAPAAVSSSSTSSSSEDEDLENELEMGPPQRLLVDSTVNTDPILLEKSPRKQGGLCQPEWRYWRRNGPEPYPGKPGIRLCSTQKDERSNRQQREKPAAAGSPRELALNVTGMKPLQILPKEAGHRKLSQGTAAHQRGQNSETKSPKDQGS; translated from the exons ATGGACTCCTCCGCGCGGCCTGGGACGCCTTTGCCCAAATACTGCAGCGTGGCCACGACCCTGAAGGCCCCTGCCTGGGCCGGCACTGCTCCTCCCTGGGACCTCTCCTTCACCTGCCCCCTCGCCTGCAGAGCACCCTGGCTGACCCGGCAGAGCCTCCTCACCAG ATATGCATCTTACTACCCGTGTCTCCACATTGCTGACCCAGCATGGCAGGGGCCTGGCTGGCTGGGAAGAGTTGGAGAGGCTGCTGACACATGGGTCCTGGCAAGAAGGGAACCAGATGGCTTTTATTACAGGGCTCAGATAAAGGCTGCTCCAGAG CTGGAGAGGCAAGGGGTCCTGCTGGTGGAATTTGAGGCTCCCCTTGCCACAGGCCCAGAGCTGCCAGCCCAGCGGCAGAGCGTGGTCTTAGAGGAAGATGTCATTCAGTTCTCGCCAACCATGGAATTCTCACTGCGACCTGGGGACAAGGTGCTGGCACCCTGGGGCCCTGACCAACAACGCTATGGCCCTGGCACTGTTCTGTTGGGCTTGGAGGCGGGAGACCTCCAGAGAG CATCccggaaagaagaagaaattactGTTCATTTCTGGAATGGCAGGACAGCTCCAGTGCCTCTCAGAGGGGTCCAGTGGGTGCCCCCAGCTGTCTGGAAGAAGGCTGTGGACGGGCTGCATAAGCCTTTCGCCAGGCAGcaccccaggcccctcctctgGGCCCCTTGCTGCTCTCTGGTGGGGCCGGTCACTGGATTTGTCACCAGCGGGCTTCCTTTGAGCCCTCCATTCCTGTGTGCTCCCTGCTACCCACATGCCGGCTGCCGGCTGCCGGTCCAgggctgcctctgctgctgccccCTGGCTGGACCCACATGGTGGCCTCCAATCAGGACCTCAGGGGTTGCAGCCAGAGAACCTCCAGAAGCGGAGCTTAAGCCCACAGCCCAGCTTTTGCCCCTGGAGAATCCTGAGGAGGAAGAAGTGGCAGTGCAGGCTCCCGcggctgtttcctcctcctccacctcctcctcttctgaAGACGAGGATTTGGAGAATGAGCTGGAGATGGGCCCCCCTCAGAGGCTGCTGGTGGACAGCACAGTCAACACGGACCCCATCCTTCTCGAGAAGTCTCCGAGGAAGCAGGGTGGCCTCTGCCAGCCCGAGTGGAGGTACTGGAGGAGAAATGGGCCTGAGCCGTACCCAGGGAAGCCAG GAATAAGACTTTGCAGCACCCAGAAAGATGAGAGGAGCAACAGACAACAGAGAGAGAAACCTGCTGCAGCGGGGAGTCCTAGAGAGCTGGCCCTGAACGTCACTGGCATGAAGCCGCTGCAGATCCTGCCCAAAGAAGCCGGACACAGAAAACTGAGTCAGGGTACTGCTGCACATCAGCGGGGCCAGAACTCCGAGACTAAAAGCCCCAAGGATCAAG GAAGCTAA